Proteins encoded together in one Vigna angularis cultivar LongXiaoDou No.4 chromosome 5, ASM1680809v1, whole genome shotgun sequence window:
- the LOC108340595 gene encoding WEB family protein At3g02930, chloroplastic, translating into MASKSRPNLSENPSKGSMGTTRINKASKVVSKSESESQSPLQNSRLSVERSPRSVNSKPTIERKSPRPSATPPDKQPPRAAKGSELLQNQLNLAQEDLKKAKELLIQAEKEKLKAIDELKEAQRVAEEANDKLREALVVQKRAEENSEIERFRAVELEQAGIETVKKKEEEWKKEIESVRNQHALDMAALLSTTQELQRVKQELAMTCDAKNQALNHADDATKIAEIQAEKAEFLSAELLRLKALLDAKLETQAGENQVILKLKTEIEALNEELEKAKGYADKLSEKEGFIEHLNVELEASKMAESYSRSLLEEWHKKVEELEMRIEEANRLERSASESLESVMKQLEGSNDLLHEAESEVTTLKEKVGLLEMTIGRHRADVEDSERQLRTAKEESLEKSKEVEALKSEIEKVKEEKAQALNDEKLAASSVQTLLEEKNKLISELENSRDEEEKSKKAMESLASALHEVSTEAREAKENLLNIQAERESYEAQIEDLKLVLKATNEKYESLLDEARHEIDVLVCSIENSKSVFENSKVEWEQREHHLVSCIKKNEEEKVSLEKEIKRLLYLLKETEEEANINREEEAQLKENLKEVEAEAIQLQEALKEATAENMKLKENLLDKENELQSMFEENDELRMRESESMKKVEELSKLLEEATTINHTEENGDLTDSEKDYDLLPKVVEFSEGNGHVKEDISKVELSVNQEELKQNIPEESIDKAENIASPKPEEVVSEKVKEEDETKEKEDSVEGEFKMWESCKIEKKEFSPEREAEPESFEEEVNSKVEEGGESFDKINGNSVTENIDEGGSPPPKQQQQQSKKKKKPLLGKFGSLLKKKGAANQK; encoded by the exons ATGGCTTCAAAATCTAG ACCCAATCTATCTGAAAATCCCAGCAAAGGATCAATGGGAACTACTAGAATCAATAAAGCTAGCAAAGTAGTGTCCAAATCAGAATCCGAGTCACAATCCCCCTTGCAAAATTCGCGACTTTCTGTGGAACGATCTCCACGATCTGTTAATTCAAAGCCAACGATTGAGCGCAAATCACCAAGACCTTCCGCCACCCCACCTGAT AAACAACCCCCTAGAGCTGCAAAGGGTTCAGAGTTGTTGCAGAACCAATTGAATCTTGCTCAAGAAGACCTAAAGAAAGCAAAGGAGCTGCTCATTCAGGCTGAGAAGGAGAAGCTaaaagcaattgatgagttgAAAGAAGCACAGAGGGTGGCTGAAGAAGCAAATGACAAACTCAGGGAAGCATTGGTGGTTCAAAAACGCGCCGAGGAGAATTCTGAGATTGAGAGGTTCCGAGCTGTGGAATTGGAGCAGGCCGGTATTGAAActgtgaagaagaaggaagaagaatgGAAGAAGGAGATTGAAAGTGTAAGGAACCAACATGCTTTGGACATGGCTGCTCTTCTCTCCACCACGCAGGAGCTTCAGCGGGTTAAACAAGAACTTGCCATGACTTGTGATGCAAAGAACCAGGCATTGAATCATGCCGATGATGCAACTAAAATTGCCGAGATTCAGGCAGAGAAAGCAGAGTTTTTATCAGCTGAATTGTTGCGATTGAAGGCCTTACTAGATGCAAAACTGGAAACACAGGCTGGTGAAAATCAGGTTATATTGAAACTGAAAACCGAGATAGAGGCTCTCAATGAAGAACTTGAAAAAGCAAAGGGTTACGCTGATAAGTTGTCAGAGAAAGAAGGTTTTATTGAACACCTTAATGTGGAGCTTGAAGCTTCAAAAATGGCGGAGTCTTATTCCCGTAGCCTGCTAGAGGAGTGGCATAAGAAGGTTGAGGAACTGGAAATGAGAATTGAAGAAGCAAACAGACTGGAGAGATCTGCATCAGAGTCTTTGGAATCTGTAATGAAACAGCTAGAAGGAAgcaatgatttgttgcatgaaGCAGAATCTGAAGTTACAACTCTTAAAGAGAAGGTGGGGTTACTAGAAATGACAATTGGGAGACACAGAGCTGATGTTGAGGATTCAGAACGTCAACTTCGTACGGCCAAGGAAGAAAGTCTTGAGAAGTCAAAGGAAGTTGAGGCTCTGAAATCTGAAATTGAGAAGGTTAAGGAAGAGAAAGCTCAGGCTTTGAACGATGAAAAACTTGCTGCTTCTAGTGTACAGACCTTattagaagagaaaaacaaactTATCAGTGAGTTGGAAAATTCTagggatgaagaagaaaagagtaaaaagGCAATGGAAAGCTTAGCTTCTGCATTACATGAAGTATCTACAGAAGCCAGAGAAGCCAAGGAAAATCTACTAAACATCCAAGCTGAACGTGAAAGCTATGAGGCTCAGATTGAAGATTTGAAGCTAGTATTAAAAGCCACTAATGAAAAATACGAGTCCCTGCTTGATGAGGCACGACATGAGATCGATGTTCTTGTATGTAGCATTGAAAATTCAAAGAGTGTCTTTGAGAACTCCAAGGTTGAGTGGGAGCAGAGAGAGCATCATCTAGTAAGCTGCATAAAGAAAAACGAAGAAGAGAAGGTATCTctggaaaaagaaataaaaagattgCTTTATTTGCTTAAAGAAACCGAGGAAGAAGCTAATATAAACAGGGAGGAAGAAGCCCAGTTGAAGGAAAATCTGAAGGAAGTTGAGGCTGAGGCAATTCAACTGCAGGAAGCTCTTAAGGAAGCAACAGCTGAGAACATGAAACTGAAGGAGAATTTATTGGATAAAGAGAATGAGTTGCAGAGTATGtttgaagaaaatgatgaacTTCGGATGAGGGAATCTGAATCAATGAAGAAGGTGGAGGAGTTATCTAAGTTGTTGGAAGAAGCTACAACCATAAACCACACTGAGGAAAACGGGGATCTTACAGACAGTGAGAAAGACTATGATTTGCTTCCTAAAGTAGTTGAATTTTCTGAAGGGAATGGCCATGTAAAAGAGGACATTTCAAAGGTAGAGCTCTCAGTGAATCAGGAGGAACTCAAACAAAACATACCAGAAGAAAGCATAGACAAAGCTGAAAATATTGCATCTCCCAAACCTGAGGAAGTAGTGAGTGAAaaagtgaaggaagaagatgagacGAAAGAGAAGGAGGATTCAGTAGAAGGTGAATTTAAAATGTGGGAGAGCTGCAAGATAGAGAAAAAGGAGTTCTCTCCAGAGAGAGAAGCAGAGCCTGAATCATTTGAAGAGGAAGTTAACTCAAAGGTAGAAGAAGGTGGTGAGAGTTTTGATAAGATAAATGGAAATTCAGTGACAGAGAACATTGATGAAGGTGGAAGCCCACcaccaaaacaacaacaacaacaatccaagaagaagaaaaagccTTTACTTGGCAAGTTTGGAAGCCTGTTAAAGAAAAAGGGTGCTGCCAACCAGAAATAG